The genomic region ATGGTCCCACCGCTGTCGAGTATGCCGTGGTCGTGGCGTTGATTATCATCGCCGCCGTCGTTGGCATTGGCGCCGTCGGTACGGCCTTGAACACCTGGTTCCAAGGCGTTGGCGATTCCATTGATGCCAAGAACCCCGCTTTCTAATCGAAGCGCGCGAAGAGGGAGAGTTGCCGGGACGAACCGTAAGCCATCTTT from Candidatus Omnitrophota bacterium harbors:
- a CDS encoding Flp family type IVb pilin, coding for MKNTWNAVKSFVTSEDGPTAVEYAVVVALIIIAAVVGIGAVGTALNTWFQGVGDSIDAKNPAF